The proteins below come from a single Triticum aestivum cultivar Chinese Spring chromosome 5D, IWGSC CS RefSeq v2.1, whole genome shotgun sequence genomic window:
- the LOC123124446 gene encoding uncharacterized protein, with protein MAEPFPTSNPRDLRIIAHVLFGLPRLPGGGGGAVRDREARRPGGGVEGRGDAPPGSDHGVTGDAVTSSVPSVPEAARGPDLEGLAGRGAAKGLPSEARRRGRVEGRGAAPLGSDHRVTGEAVTSSAPPVSEAARGDDLEGLAGQGAGVGEDFSSCSSMRGPGPQEEAPAPTARVGLDPGSCSQEEMGGGEDLVSQNLVHDLTLVSTNNVTAALSKTSSPVSHFRIDSILFVTEQLDDWFKLLVTKKVKEVVVVNRRWPKTVVDFPINGLDNTGVQQLSICFCKIPDALVYDMDTLLVLDLSHCYISKETLHDMVYRCKKLREIHLGYHKESVLVSSGTLQLIQVWFSQMDLIEVRAPLLQKITVSAVPKGKDKLRARLQGCSELHTLVGNISAQAILIEGHDIRMGTKLMTTLKNLHIGVSLSKEKERKHLLNIFKYFPYLEKLTLWRMDDISSDEAVEAAIDDWADELRAFEIMRHLCLLKFQGFKGRDFEVCIVEAFLKLSTSLRDLVIESDTEDTFERAKSAFKPPSQVNVSYQKSNVAALE; from the exons ATGGCGGAGCCCTTCCCCACCAGCAACCCGAGAGATCTCAGAATCATAGCCCATGTGCTCTTTGGTCTTCCCCGACTgccaggcggtggaggaggcgcggTGCGCGATCGAGAGGCTCGTCGCCCTGGCGGTGGTGTGGAGGGCAGGGGCGACGCGCCGCCGGGGAGCGACCACGGGGTCACAGGAGATGCCGTCACATCCAGTGTCCCTTCCGTACCAGAGGCGGCCCGTGGCCCCGATCTGGAGGGCCTCGCCGGCCGAGGAGCAGCTAAAGGGCTTCCATCAGAGGCACGTCGCCGCGGTCGCGTGGAGGGCAGGGGCGCCGCGCCGCTGGGGAGCGACCACCGGGTCACAGGAGAGGCCGTCACATCCAGTGCCCCTCCCGTATCTGAGGCGGCCCGTGGCGACGATCTGGAGGGCCTCGCCGGCCAAGGAGCAGGCGTAGGCGAAGACTTCTCCTCCTGCAGCAGTATGAGAGGACCGGGTCCCCAAGAGGAGGCTCCTGCCCCAACAGCTAGAGTCGGATTGGATCCTGGATCCTGCAGCCAGGAAGAAATGGGGGGTGGAGAGGATCTTGTGTCTCAGAATCTGGTCCACGATCTCACTCTTGTCAGCACCAACAATGTTACCGCGGCTCTCAGTAAGACCAGCTCTCCAGTTTCTCACTTCAGAATCGACTCCATTCTGTTTGTCACTGAGCAGTTAGACGATTGGTTTAAGTtgctggtgaccaagaaggtcaaagaagttgtagTGGTAAATCGCAGATGGCCCAAGACAGTGGTTGATTTCCCAATCAACGGCTTAGACAACACTGGAGTCCAGCAGTTGAGCATATGTTTCTGCAAGATTCCGGATGCATTGGTGTATGACATGGACACGCTGTTGGTGCTCGACCTATCCCATTGCTACATCAGCAAAGAAACTCTTCATGATATGGTTTACAGATGTAAAAAATTGAGAGAGATACATCTGGGTTATCACAAGGAATCTGTTCTTGTTTCTTCAGGAACTCTGCAATTGATACAGGTCTGGTTCTCGCAAATGGATTTAATAGAGGTCCGGGCACCTCTACTCCAAAAAATCACAGTGTCAGCTGTGCCAAAGGGCAAGGATAAGCTCAGAGCACGCCTTCAGGGATGTTCAGAACTACATACTCTAGTTGGCAATATATCTGCTCAGGCGATTCTGATAGAAGGCCATGATATAAGAATG GGGACCAAGTTGATGACCACATTGAAGAATCTCCATATTGGTGTATCCCTGTCCAAAGAAAAAGAACGAAAGCACCTCTTAAATATCTTCAAATACTTCCCCTATCTTGAGAAGTTAACACTATGG CGCATGGACGATATATCAAGCGATGAAGCCGTGGAGGCTGCAATTGATGACTGGGCAGATGAACTCAGGGCATTTGAGATCATGCGCCATCTCTGTTTGTTGAAGTTTCAAGGATTTAAAGGCAGAGACTTTGAAGTTTGTATTGTTGAAGCATTTCTCAAGCTTTCCACGTCGCTTAGGGACCTTGTAATTGAATCTGACACGGAAGATACGTTCGAGAGGGCGAAAAGTGCTTTTAAGCCGCCAAGTCAAGTAAATGTCTCGTACCAGAAGTCAAACGTTGCTGCATTGGAATAA